A genome region from Manihot esculenta cultivar AM560-2 chromosome 5, M.esculenta_v8, whole genome shotgun sequence includes the following:
- the LOC110616285 gene encoding probable transcriptional regulator RABBIT EARS — protein MESNLHVDSKSPSEEETDRSRQANDDMGTGRSYECVFCKRGFTTAQALGGHMNIHRKDRAKPRPSSVIPSISSKVDDDYYASLRGSPSIQSYPSYYSPAHHHHEVLINYQTLLPAASTWGFRSSQSDDLYMQSPQLLNPFEEDWRRSLSLQIGPSHVDDNKEKTEDGSEADELDLELRLGHDP, from the coding sequence ATGGAATCAAACCTTCATGTAGACTCCAAGAGCCCCAGCGAAGAAGAAACCGATCGATCCAGGCAGGCCAATGATGATATGGGCACAGGTCGCTCCTACGAGTGTGTTTTCTGCAAGAGAGGCTTCACTACTGCGCAGGCTTTGGGTGGCCACATGAATATTCATAGAAAAGATAGAGCCAAGCCAAGGCCTAGCTCAGTTATTCCTTCGATCTCTAGCAAAGTTGATGACGATTATTATGCAAGTTTAAGAGGCTCCCCTTCAATTCAGAGCTACCCATCTTACTACTCCCCGGCTCATCATCATCACGAGGTACTTATAAATTATCAAACACTTTTACCAGCAGCGTCTACATGGGGTTTTAGATCCTCACAGAGCGACGATTTGTATATGCAAAGCCCTCAGCTTTTGAATCCTTTCGAGGAGGATTGGCGAAGGAGTCTTAGCCTGCAAATTGGTCCATCCCATGTAGatgataataaagaaaaaacagAAGACGGCAGTGAAGCAGACGAGTTAGATTTGGAGCTGAGACTTGGTCATGATCCATAA
- the LOC110614437 gene encoding bet1-like SNARE 1-1 — MNPRRDVRTNRAALFDGIEEGGIRASSSYSHEIDEQDNERAMEGLQDRVNLLKRLSGDIHEEVETHNHMLDRMGNDMDSSRGVLSGTMDRFKTVFETKSSRRMFTLVASFVVIFLVVYYLTR; from the exons ATGAATCCTAGGAG AGATGTTCGCACCAATAGAGCTGCTCTTTTTGATGGCATCGAAGAGGGTGGCATCAGGGCCTCATCTTCATACTCCCATGAAATTGATGAGCAAGATAATGAAAGAGCTATGGAAGGATTGCAAGATCGAGTCAATCTTCTGAAGAGA TTGTCAGGTGATATACATGAGGAGGTGGAGACTCATAATCACATGTTAGACAGAATg GGCAATGACATGGATTCATCTCGAGGTGTCCTATCAGGAACTATGGATCGATTTAAGACG GTTTTTGAGACGAAATCAAGCAGGAGAATGTTTACACTTGTGGCGTCCTTTGTTGTTATTTTCCTTGTAGTGTACTATCTGACTAGGTAA
- the LOC110616369 gene encoding deoxyhypusine hydroxylase produces the protein MGSLNAATTTESGSKMEQFLGDRLLDPTLPISERFRALFSLRNLKGTAPRNALIRATRDTSNLLAHEAAFALGQMQDTEAIPALAAVLNDLSLHPIVRHEAAEALGAIGLESNIPLLKNSLSVDPAEEVRETCELALKRIEQMNAAGTCDDSSTTEKSPFMSVDPAAPAASCSSIDMLREALLDEEKGMYERYAALFALRNHGGEGAVSAIIESLGARSALLKHEVAYVLGQLQNKAASAALSRILKDVNEHPMVRHEAAEALGSIADEQSIALLEEFSKDSEPIVSQSCEVALSMLEYERSGKSFEYLFMQDPLAQA, from the exons ATGGGTTCCTTGAACGCAGCCACCACAACCGAATCTGGATCCAAGATGGAGCAATTTCTTGGCGATCGTTTGCTCGACCCGACGCTGCCTATCTCCGAACGGTTTAGAGCCCTCTTCTCTCTCCGCAACCTCAAAGGCACCGCTCCCCGTAACGCCCTTATTCGTG CAACAAGGGACACTTCAAATTTGCTGGCACATGAAGCTGCATTTGCATTGGGCCAAATGCAAGATACTGAAGCTATTCCTGCCTTAGCAGCAGTTCTAAATGATCTTTCCTTACATCCAATTGTGCGGCATGAG GCTGCAGAAGCTCTTGGTGCAATTGGTTTAGAGAGCAACATTCCTCTTCTGAAGAATAGCTTGTCTGTAGACCCAGCAGAGGAGGTTAGAGAAACTTGTGAACTGGCTCTCAAGCGAATTGAGCAAATGAATGCTGCAGGCACTTGTGATGATTCATCTACCACTGAAAAATCACCCTTTATGTCAGTTGACCCAGCTGCTCCGGCTGCTTCTTGTTCTTCTATTGATATGTTGAG GGAAGCTCTTTTGGATGAAGAAAAGGGCATGTACGAGCGTTATGCTGCTCTTTTTGCACTTAGAAATCATGGTGGAGAAGGAGCTGTTTCTGCTATAATTGAATCTCTTGGTGCAAGAAGTGCTTTGCTTAAGCATGAG GTTGCTTATGTTTTGGGCCAGCTGCAGAACAAAGCTGCTTCAGCTGCACTTAGCAGAATACTTAAGGATGTAAATGAGCATCCAATGGTTAGACATGAGGCTGCTGAAGCTCTTGGTTCTATTGCGG ATGAACAAAGTATTGCACTTCTTGAGGAATTTTCAAAGGATTCTGAGCCTATTGTATCACAAAGCTGCGAAGTTGCTCTTAGCATGCTAGAATATGAAAGATCAGGAAAATCATTTGAG TACTTGTTTATGCAAGATCCTTTAGCACAAGCATAA